The Glycine max cultivar Williams 82 chromosome 17, Glycine_max_v4.0, whole genome shotgun sequence genome contains the following window.
TTTAATATCAAGTATAATACTTGGGTTCCCATCCCATTGCATTTCTAACTCCATTGTAACACCATCCCCTCCATCCTCAATTATAGACACGCCTAAAGAACATCAACAAATTAGAAACTCCAAGTCCAAAGAAATGTATGACATTGATTAGCAAAATCTTCAGGTAGAGATcctttaaaagtaaatttagtAGGATGATAACTTGATGCCATAAAATGGGGAaggaacaaaatatataaactcaAGCAAATATGAGAAGCCTCCTCCCTCACACCCAAGAAACCACTTGTAAAGATATTTTGCATATGCCTACTTAGATTAAAGCTAGAAGCAAGGGATCAACAGATAATCACAATTATGAACTTGTCGGGATTCAACTCAATAATACAAGATATGAGTTGAAGGCATGCCTCCTGGAGCTGAAAAATAGGAATGGTGAAAAATGAAGCACGATTAAAAGGTTGTGATTTTCACTCCTTGGTGCTTGACCTAGGGTGGAAATTAGAAAACCATTTTAGTACCATAGATTGGGTTGGTGCAAAAACTGAAATCTAGTTATTCTCCATTTCAAATACAAATTGATCTACATTTCGTTTTACTAAGCAAATAGATAACACatttcattctcattttcaatCTACTCGGTTTCCACTCCCCTCAGCACTACAAGCTAATTCCCCTCTagctaaagaaaacaaaaaattaaattgaagcaAACAAGTCTTACACTGTTGAAAATCACAAATACTTGTAATTAAGCACTATTTAAGTCCAATTGCACCAAAGGAGAAGTGGATCGAACGGACCTGTAAACTGTGGAGCTACAGTACCAAGAGTAAACTTGGAAAATTTAAGAGCCGCCAAAACCACGGGTCTATATTCTTCCAGAATAGGTTCCACCGACGCTTTTATGAGCTCAGAAGCAGCCTAACAAAACCGATGCAGAGTtaacaaattcttcaaaaaatGAAGAACCACAACGAAATCCAAATCTAAAGCACAAAGCAGAAGGTACTACCTCGTTAACATAGGGCCAGATCTTGGTGAGATGCGAGTTAAGCCAAGTTAActgaaaacaataacaaaaaaagtgtGAATCATCGAAACAACGAAGTGAGAAGATTGAAGAAGAGGTgctaagaagaagaaggctCAACTTCTGGCTGGAAGAGAAAACGACCCAGGAAGGGTAGAACTGAGGCGGCAAGATCTTTCTGGAATCTTCGACGGTCATCCGAGCGAAGGCGGCAACGGTGGTGGCGAGCTGGGAGCGTTGGGCGGCCCGGGAGTTCTCGCCGCGGACGAAGCCCACTATGATGGCCAGGCCCACAATTATTCCGACCACCACTCcgaaaatgaagcccatcgtgAAAAGCGTGAGACTCGTGAGTGAGTGAATCCAAAGCGTTGAACccgtgttgtgttgtgttgtgttgtagtAGTAATAAAAAGTAGTCTAGTTACTCCATTATTAACTTACTGTAGCAATTTGGAAATAAGGCACATTATAACTTCTTCCATTGCTGCTAAATGAATGTCCAATTGCCGTCCCACCAATCAAATGCCGCCTTATCGCAATTTTGCTTTTTCGGATAAGGTACATTTTTAATTGGATCttcttttacaaaaacaaaaataatttaagcttTTTGTGGAAAGACCCACAAatatgaagagagagaaaataaatgaaagatgttttcttgcttctttttttattttacaaaatgaaaaatgtttttttaaaggaaattatACAACAGTAATGCaaaattatattcatattttgtgTTGTTTGTATGATTTGAGTCAAGTGGGCAGTATTATTACATGTGGATTGTTGTTGGTGAATTTTGATTACATGTGTTGAACAAAGAATAATAGCAGtcacatgaaaataatattttatgctCAAGTAAAAGTAGATTTTAAGAACATTTCTATTGAGAGGGTctcattatcttttttcttaataaaaatcgGATGTTTTATAAAATCTCGTCGTTGTAGTTTGTCTTTGTTAAGATCTTTTAAAACACTAAGTATTTATAAGATTGACTCATTGATTAGGTTAGGGTAAAGGAAGAATGAAGGAAGAAGAGATTGAGAGTTTAAATTTTCCAATTAACATTTCTATTAAACTAACATTTatccatataaaataaaagaaaatacaacaaAACTTAACTTTACTCATAAAAATCACATGACAACaattcaataatatatttaattaaattttatattattttatttgtattgttgattgtttataaaaaaaattactttttttgtttccaattataaaattatttgtccatttttataggactatttttcaatttctagatgtattgattatttttttctaacatatccttaattaattattttttctccaaatattactgaaataaaaaataatgaaatagacagagaaataaaaataaaagaataatttttgaataataatataaaaaattaacatatttaatataattaattaaattaattattttttaagtggcTTGAATTAGTTGAAGTAAtcttataaatgaaaatagaaggagtatataataaaaaaaaattattttataacttaactAATTGTCCTGTGTTGGAAAACCGACCATAATAAACACCCAACAGATCTTGGTTATCGATATTTATCCCTTAGATTTCTCTAACAATTAATATCATAGTTAATGAATTGAATTGTATAAGCTGACTCAAATGAGTAAGATGGATGGGCGGGCAATCTAGGCATGGAGATGTCTTTGATTATTGATACGAAAATAACAAGTGTCTGTGTTGTGAGAGATGGAGGACCAAAACAAATGAGCAGAAAGTGAAAAACATACTGATGTTTTCTAAGCATGGACATCACATCAACTTTGTATTCGATGAACCAGCTCTCAAAAACTGATCGCATGATGAGCACAATGATCCAAGTAGTCTTCTCGATCCCTATATATCTACCCGCTTCAGCTCTTCTTTAAGCCATATATGTGCATTAAGGCGTGTACTTCACTGTTATGAAAGATAACTATTACCAAAAATACCataaaaagaaacagaaaattttcaaaagacCAAATACACGACGGAATGTGGCAGTTGACAAGCATACATAATTGGCAGTGATTATTCAACAAAAATGGATACAGAGCTCTAAGCAACAATTTCTAACATTCTTAAATCTTAAGACATGGAAACATCAGAATGCTGCTATCCACCATTCCTAACAAACTGGCACTTGAGTCATGATGTAGGGAAGTCAAAGCCTAGGACAATATTTTGCTTGTATTTAGAatatttcttcttcatttctgTTTGTTTATCAGCAATCATTGGAAAATAATGAAACGAGAGAAACTGTTATTGTAACACACTATAATAACTATTATGCATCCATATACTTTTATGCATCGTATCCAATACAAAATATAACTATTTGTAATATAAAGTTGTAAACCATCTTTTATCCGCCTAACTATTTTAACAAgctcataaattaattattaaatatgtatttttatttattttaaattgtattgaatttaaactgaaaataagaaaatattttaaaataaaaaattatttcgaaaaacatcatttgttttaatccaatttaattgattctttattgaGTTAAGATGACTTGTTGGTCTTTTAAATCAATGAATCAATAAGTGTGataattgtgaaatttgagtttaatcggtaatcaattttgattaagaatgattataattttttcattttactgttatttttaattaaataatgaaaaaattaacattattgtaattttttatcagcagacgtttaaaagaataaattttcaagtgctttggagaaaaattgatgcaaaacccaaaagaaaaaactttgaaGAAAAGTTGGAGATTTGGATAGTTCGTTTAACGCACAAGACCGGCTCAGTGCACTTGCTTGCTTAGCTACCAGCTCACGTTTAGCGTGAAGAAGTCATACAAGAAAGCCTAAGGTCGCGCTTAGCGTGAACTCTACGCTGAGTGCGTGATTAAATCGTCATTTTCGCTAAGCCCAGGAGTGCGCTCAACGCAAAATTAGTCAGCGTGAAAAGTAAGttatcttaaatatataaaaggagtaggaaaCAGGAAGGAAAGACACACCGAGTCTCAAAACTCTCTATTAAATATATTCTAAGTCTGAGCATCATCTCTAATAAGGGAAACTCTTCTTCTCTAGCCATTCTTCTCTTCCCTTCTTTTAGCCATTCAATCTCTTCTTTCATCCACACCAACTCCTAAAGTGTAAAGCTTCTCATagcaatgagaggctaaactccATTGTTGGAAGCCTGACAGATCAACTCTTGTAATGGAACTCTTTCTTATTATCTATTCAATGCAATCGTGTTTCTATTGCTCTTTTCTGTGCCTATTTGTTTATTATGGTATGATCATCCATATAGTGTTTAGGGgataatgcattgaaaaatggttattttctaaaaaattggaAAATGGTATCTAAATGAATTCATTGCTAGAAATATATTGATATTCGTTTAGTTTATTTCATGTATCTCTAATCTTAATacgaattattatttttatctttacaaagaaatttgggaaaaaataatagataaattagactcttcatacggaaaaccaaaaatagaGTATCTTAGTAGATGTAGGTGAAAATAAGGATATCATTAgagaaaaaatcattaacatttcaTCATAAGTAATCTTAAAATATTGAACCCTAATATATTTCCATTCTAAATTCATCTTTCTGCGTTTAaactattgtttatttttcttgattcCTTTCGTTTTCCTTTTACCTTTAAATGTCATACTTAcaattctttatcttttctagTGATtgcttaaaaattgaatttgtattaatttaattacaattaaaatccCTTTAAATTCAATATCCagattaatatgtttttaaaagttcTTAATTTTAAACACTTTTTTAACCCCTCTCACTTTTTTATATCTCTATTTCTATGAAATCATATCATTTATCTTAATGCTTTTGTCTCTCTTTCCTTAGGTATAGAATAGATATTTGGATGTCTAAATATAGttatcctttttaaaacaacaaTGGTTTGTGCATTGAAAGTCACGTACCGCATCGAAGTCAAATTTCTGTGGTCCTTCCCCGACTCCAATGTTGTAGTAGAAAACACGATTTGTGCATTGACATGCATCCGGCTTGCGTGGCTTGAAGTTGAAGCCTCTTCAAATGTGGGTTGGTGTTGTTCAGGTCTCTAGACAAttgttttatgcttaaattATTTTGACTGTGGGCCCTTTAATCTTGGCAGTAACTAGTACTACTGTAGATAGCTGAAACCTTAATCAACATACCAAGGTTCAATTATTATATGttgaataatatattaatatattttcttaaaaaaacaatatattattatacactTATGAGTAATAATACTGAAGCcaagagataaaattaaaactcaaaataatttaGTATGTACAAtccaaaaattacaaataataagaAGATCGAGATAAAAATAGGAGGAAAGGAATTTTATCCCtcccattttctctttaacatctCTAAATGAAAATTTATCCTTTTCCCCCCTAAATCTCTGATCCTAAATAAGTATCTAATAAATGTCTAGTGGGATTGGTTTCTCAAGTGTTTCTTAAGCTGAAAACATCTTGACTGAATTCAGACAACCGTGTGTTTCCTGATGTTGTTGAAtattaaatcattaaaattcCAATTAGAAATCTAAAACCTGAATATTGATGAAAAAGACACATTGTTAGTTGTTTGACCATTTGTATATGCTTGAAAAGAAATGGGCAAATAGCAACCGATCCATTTAGCAATTAAGTTCTGGAATTCACCCATTTCTGTAGTCACTTTTCACTAGTGAATTCCTGTAACATGAAAACTAGCACAACCATAGATAATGAATTCACCCAAATTAGCTATTTCTTCATCCTAAAAGAGCAAACTCATATTACAAAATCCACTGCTAACTCTACACAGAAAAGTACTCCAGTGGCAAGACAAGGATGTTCCTccgtgtactttttttttttgtagaagtTTGTTACTTTTATTCAGGTCTTGTTTTCTGAGACAGTTGGAATTGGTTTCCACTTGCTAAGTAATGTTCAAACTTTAGAATAATGACTAATGAGAGTGTATTGTAGAATAAATAAAGTCACTTAGAAAAATACCCAAATGATATGACTTCATTTCACAATGGCTGTCGGTTGAGTTCACAATGGCTGTCGGTTGAGACACCTTTAAGTAAGATAGACAAAGAAAgacaaatctttaaaaaaaaagatttaaatacaatttttagtccttacaattttattttttttcatttcattcttgtaaaattatttttttatttaaatcttgCAAATCATGTCTTCTTTGTCTTTAAAGTGctttagataattatttttactgatCAAAGCATtatctaaaatgttttaaagattaaaaacaaaacaaacataatttataaagaccaaacacaaaataataattttgcaaggacaaaatgcaaaaaaacattaaattacaataactaaaaatatatttaaacaaaaagaaaaagactaaCTTCACAATATCATCACCAaataccaccaccaccacttatTCTCTCCTTGCACTCTTGAGGTAATCTGCCCTTATAGCCCACAATTGTTCGCCCACTGATTTCATGTCAGGTCTATCTGTTCGAATGGGGGCTGCACATTGAAACGCCAAATCAAACATTTTCATCAGAACATCTCCGTTTACAGCTTCTTCCATTAGAGGATCCACCAGTTCCACCACACTTCCTTCATTATACTTCCTGAAGGCCTGCATAAAGATCAAACACATAGTAGACATAGGTTGAGTAGTGcttcaaaatgaaaagaaaaagtaaagctTTTGATCTAGTATTGAATTAAGAGTAAATGGTATATGTACAAACCATGTGAAGTTCTTTTTATActgtcatttaattataatttgtgatATGAATggtaagtttgttgactttcaataaaaaatttaaaagtcatacctatcataatttctaattgattagTAATGCAAATTTTTTATACAGAGAGTGCATAAAAATTAGACTCTGAAGTTAATTACTAAGAGCAACTACAAACTCAATTTTGgttaagcaaaaaaataaaggttgGGACCGCATGATTTCTAGTTCACTTGACAATCTTGTATTCACAATGCTTTGCAATACTATGTTTCATCTTGCCCTTGCTACAAAAGCCTATAGACATGTCCAAAAGTAAAGGAGCCACTAGAGTTCTTCAAGGGGAGACTACAGTCAGTTTTGTGGTGAGAGTGGAAGTTTTCTTAAAGAGGTCCCTAACTTATGGGATCAGTGTTGGATGCGTAACACAGTACATCATCTTTTCTAAGCAAGTCAAAGGTTAAGTAGACAATTAACActtgtaaaaaaatgaataaacaaaaaaCTCATCTTAATAAAAGCAAATTATGAGCTTACCCATCTGAGTGTAACCCGCTCTTCAACAGTTTTCTTCAACTCAACAGGACGGCGGCCTGTCACAATTTCTAAAAGCAAAATTCCAAATGAATAAACGTCACTCTTGGGAGTGAGTTGGTATGTTTTCATATACTCAGGGTCCAAATAACCGACTGTTCCCTTCACTTTGGTAGAAATGTGTGTCTGATCAGTGTTCACTGGTCCTAGCCTTGCAAATCCAAAATCAGCAACTTTGGCTCGCATGCTTTCTGTCAGAAGAATATTGGATGATTTCACATCTCGATGAATAATTTGCTTTTCTGTTCCAAGAGATGACAAAGGTCAGGCATCAAGATTCAATTGGCAGatctataaatattattaagctATAGGGAAATCATGTTGCATGTATAtactagaattaaaataagttaaaaactgAAAATCTAATAATTGGCACATTGTCAAGGCAATAAAATATGTATCTATCCTTACCAAGTACAACATATAAGAAGCGTATCAAGTGAGAGCACGAGAGGTGAGAGGAACAAATCTCaattatataattcaaatggttaagataaaaacaatattggccatctatatatattaacttCTCTCACCTCTCACTCTCTCACTAGATATGCCCCTTACATAAGGTTGATTGCATTGAAATATGTTAAAAAGGTACCAATGATCACTACTTGAGCATAATGTCGGGTCAATAGACTGTTTCGGTAAACAAACAACACATAATAACCCTATTTAAGGCAGTTTTCAATAAACTCAAGATTTCAAAGCATTTATTTATACTCTAATTATGTAAGATGTAGTGTAGAACAATCTTACAGTTGGTTTGTATGCAAATCAAAAGTAGAAGGTGAGCAGAATAGAGTAATCACTGACCTGCATACAGATGCAGATAGGTCAGGCCATGAGCAACATCAATTGCAATTTCAAGGCGCTGATTGAAGTCTAGGATTTTTCCACGCATACCTGCCAATAATATCAAAATGACATTCTGCATTAGATTCAATATTCAAAAACAGATTGTTGGCAGATAACAAGGCAGTCTTACCATCCAAATGTTCTCTAAGGGTACCATTTGGCACAAACTCTGTAATAAGAAGGCGTTCGTTTCCTTTGTCAATATAACCTAGTAGCTTCACCAGGTTTCGGTGATCAATTTTGGCCAAAAGTTCAATTTCACTGCTGAATTCTGTTCTCAAACTATCAAAATGTTCCTATACGATTTAGCCACGTCAGGACAGAGAAAATAAGTACTTCTACCATTTTTAGTGATACAGGACAGTCAAAGCATTTCATATtccaattttgataattttcctAACAAAAAAGAATCCAGAACTTGAGCATTCTAAGGTTAGCTACAGACTTTTAAACTACATACGAGTTACTTCTTACCTTTTTTGCACGTTTTACAGCCACAACCCGGCCATCTTCCAACTTGGCCTTGTAGACAGTTCCAAAACCTCCCTCTCCTATTTGTAATGTTTCTGAGAAGTTTTGGGTAGCTCTTGTAACTTGGTTCAGATTGAGATGCAACGATTTAAGTCTAGTGAGTTTTGGAGACATTGAGAATCTTGACGGACTAGGTGGCACCCGAAGTGGACTGGCTGGAATCTTATCATTAGTGGAGGCTTCGAAGGAGGAAACCGAATCCACTACAAGATCAAAATTGTTCATTACTTATTCAAGTGTAACCAGAAGcataatcatgaaaaataaaatagaaagaaagagagaaaaggacaGCATATAATAACAATGAAAACTTAAGTTTTTTAATGGAGTAGGAACAGATTATTTATCAAACTGCATGACAAAAAACCCTTCTCCAAATCCATAAAACGAATGCACATGTCTAGCATGGAAGTTATCCAGACAAAGTCCAAAAAAAGGTGGTAAACATCAACTCACTTGAATTTGGGTCCTTGGCCAGAACAGCATGAGAAGTTGCTTTACGTCTCTTGGCATAGAAACAAGGACAAAGAACAGCACAACACACCAACAAAGCTCCCCCCGCACCAATAACAACTACTTTGGATGACACAGGATTAGAATCTCCTCGTGGTGTGGATTCATTGCTCAAATCCTTCAAAAGTTTCCTCCCTGCCTTTAAAGGTAAATTCACTGCAAACAAAAAAAGCCAACACAGGTTAAAAGAAATGCTATTCTCAAAGATAGTTATAGTAAAAGTGGAAAtctacaacaaaaaaaaaagtgcataaCTATGGCAAATGGCAAACCATACTTCAAATTAACATCATATGGTACCATACCAAAAGAGTCATCCACCACACATTTGACACTTCCAAAGTAGTCCTTCACATCACACCCCTTTGCAATATACAATTGGAGAGCCTCACAGAAAGCAACTTTGTTCACTACATTGCCGTTTATGTAGAACAGATCCTGACCATGACTAGAATACGAATGTGCCACCCAATCAGAGTCACAATCCCTTGACTGTAGGACAACCTCAGAGCCAAAAACTGTCCACAATTGCAGCAACAGCACCAAGAACAACACAGTGATAGCCATTGTTAACTAAAACACTGCAATCCAATAGGAAAGCATTTCCTTGTAGTAACACAGAAGCACCCTAGTGCATAAAATTACCAAACAAAACCAGCACAgtctaaaacaaaaatcttcACAGTTCCAAAATATTGACCAAAAGACCCCCACAACGATCAATCAAAGGTGTTAGCCCAATTCAGCAAATTGGTCCACCATGAAAATTGAATTGAGattctgaataaaaaaaaggtaaggtTCAATTTCTGACAGTGAGAACAAAAGATCAACGTGAAAGAGGAGTTTGCCTTGGATGAAGTTACAGTTGTGTTGTATGCAGTGTTTCCTTAATTTCGCCAAAACCTCGAACACCATCCAATCGGACAAAACACCTCAAGGAGCCAGCTGGCAAGGAATCCAAGACAGGACCTTGGAACTTAacaattgttgttgttgaaaattCAGATTACCCAATTCACCCAAACAGAAGAAAAGACAAAAGAACAAAACTTTTCACTGAGAACCAAGGAAAGGTGGGTTTCTCGGAATCTGGGGTGTGCAAAAGAAGAAGCAGCTAGGAGGAGCTGCTGAAGAAAGAACGCGAGAATCACATTAGGCGGCTatggaaaaatgaaattattaataataataaaaaataattaatagaagCAAACCCAGCTTTACATATCAAAATTGTCCCAAGTAGTAGTAGCAAACTGGCAGATAAGAATCAACATTATTCATTAATATCAAGCATAGTTTTgcacagagagagagaaaaaaaaaagagagagagaaaagagagaaagacaagaaaaagaagcaaTGGTAGACTCTGACGTAAAGCCAATTGCCGTCTCTACGTAATATATAAtcgtattataatattttttgtttatttattgttatttttttgtggaaaaaaaattaagagcgaGAAATAACGCAAAGAAAACATCCATGCTCAAATTTTGAAATACTTACATTTAAGGCATCCCTTTGGGATGAGTGGGAGTTCGAACATGCAATTTGTTAGATACGAGATTCTGTTTAATTCTACTCTGAGAATTCCTTGGTAGTTAATCTattcttcaattaaaatttttttatttttaaaactttatatttggataaaagaattaaattatataggcataaataaaataagtcatcagtttaaaaacaaaatttcaaaacttttagatgaaaaagaagagaaaaattataaaaaagataaggaaACGTTTTGGagtatcaagaaaaaaaataatttttcatattttaaaaaaatttaaaatttcatatttttaattgtttaaaattctattttaaaattttaaaaatttaaattcttcaaaaaaaacatccaaataataaattttaaatcaaaaaaatttaaattatctgAATTTAAACGTActattaatgtattatgttgTATTCAACACCCAAATATTTGATTTGTATTActgatatgtatttttttaacttagtgGGATAAAGTGTGAAGATGCCGTGGTTGACCATCGAGGCTCGAAGTTGGTTGTGGAAAGCTACATTGAATTGCTAGGAAAGTATCTGGaggacatttttgggattctgaaAAATTATCAGTGATGTATGTGACACCATGGGTTTGaacttttaacctttttttgAGTTTGAAAAGGGTTTTCACGTGTGATTTGAAAATGGAAATTCAGTTGAGTAACCTTGGAGTGAAGCTGATATTGTTGTTCTcaagtttaatattaaattgtaattacTGCAAGTTGAATTAGGGGAAATGAAATTGTGTTAGAGCCAAGTTTGGattgaatttgttagtccatGTTAGAGACTAAAGGTAAAAGGATGATtttctaaacaaaaaaatatgaagctGAATTAGACATGATGGTTGAACTCCAATTGgaataatataaatgaaaagcATCATTTGCTTTAAACAATGCAACAAGTTgagaagagaggaaaaaaagaaaaagcatcaTTTGCTTTATAACTACTTTTTGCATTGTTTGAATTACATCTCCTAAATCCCTAATTATTTGAGGGGGGGAGGGACTTTAGAGGCCTCCAATTTTAGATAAAGATTTGACGGAAATAAGTTAaagaatgaataattaaatttacaaaaatattaagaagcagaaattatatatgaattgtTGTAGAATAATTGAAagtataatcatttttttttgttttatttttatatagaagATTTAAATAAATAGGTGTCCTTAAGATACAAgttatgaaatatttatcatcGTTTATTAAGTCATCTTAATTacctaaaaaaatacatttgagTTTTAAAGatattgaatattttcattttaatttcttaacttaTG
Protein-coding sequences here:
- the LOC100798260 gene encoding calmodulin-binding receptor-like cytoplasmic kinase 3: MAITVLFLVLLLQLWTVFGSEVVLQSRDCDSDWVAHSYSSHGQDLFYINGNVVNKVAFCEALQLYIAKGCDVKDYFGSVKCVVDDSFVNLPLKAGRKLLKDLSNESTPRGDSNPVSSKVVVIGAGGALLVCCAVLCPCFYAKRRKATSHAVLAKDPNSMDSVSSFEASTNDKIPASPLRVPPSPSRFSMSPKLTRLKSLHLNLNQVTRATQNFSETLQIGEGGFGTVYKAKLEDGRVVAVKRAKKEHFDSLRTEFSSEIELLAKIDHRNLVKLLGYIDKGNERLLITEFVPNGTLREHLDGMRGKILDFNQRLEIAIDVAHGLTYLHLYAEKQIIHRDVKSSNILLTESMRAKVADFGFARLGPVNTDQTHISTKVKGTVGYLDPEYMKTYQLTPKSDVYSFGILLLEIVTGRRPVELKKTVEERVTLRWAFRKYNEGSVVELVDPLMEEAVNGDVLMKMFDLAFQCAAPIRTDRPDMKSVGEQLWAIRADYLKSARRE